In Brachypodium distachyon strain Bd21 chromosome 2, Brachypodium_distachyon_v3.0, whole genome shotgun sequence, one genomic interval encodes:
- the LOC100844059 gene encoding uncharacterized protein LOC100844059, protein MATGEGEGDGVEGWEAVVRAEVGAGWWDDPDGADFRARFKAFTGQRRDWPEPKLLFWKDLLLRVARRLRLCSAPAHLVMSIWFARPGGITPLCLPQVLEEMRADGEILLKYELIDPTKGGLHQLIRRVSQMAVISRRAVVQEDILVFKSLVEERAAEIVRQLNSSHWTSTCVATITKFNSFFHIREDAHAALCYLTQCGKAQYLVVRKEEPVEGVKFSLVATQVPAASKLDCDTLHLIWAEEKLQQQLDVLDRRWEISRRRALISFKAGDKQAAYRYVRQSKLFSESRNRCIPLLERVEEVISLIASAESTKQVYEAIQVGIKAMNDHSVSIEDVNIHLKEVDDLVAAQREIDAALESVPTHSLDGEEDIEEEFRNLEAELQDKIPHVHVEEPEPISHANADSPDKAIESLSNCLSNIKLGAI, encoded by the exons ATGGCTaccggcgagggcgagggcgaTGGAGTAGAAGGGTGGGAGGCGGTGGTGCGAGCGGAGGTGGGCGCCGGTTGGTGGGACGACCCCGACGGCGCCGACTTTCGCGCCAGGTTCAAGGCCTTCACGGGGCAGCGCCGCGACTGGCCCGAGCCCAAGCTCCTCTTCTGGAaggacctcctcctccgcgtggcccgccgcctccgcctctgctcAGCTCCAGCCCACCTC GTGATGAGCATTTGGTTCGCCCGCCCCGGAGGCATCACGCCGCTGTGCTTGCCGCAAGTTCTG GAAGAGATGCGTGCCGATGGGGAGATACTGCTGAAATACGAGCTAATTGATCCGACCAAGGGGGGGCTGCATCAGTTGATCAGGAGGGTGAGCCAGATGGCTGTCATCTCAAGGCGAGCTGTTGTGCAGGAGGACATCCTCGTGTTTAAATCTTTGGTCGAG GAAAGGGCTGCAGAGATTGTTAGGCAGCTGAATAGCTCCCACTGGACGTCAACGTGTGTTGCTACCATTACCAAATTCAATAGCTTCTTTCACATACGGGAAGATGCTCATGCCGCGTTGTGTTACTTGACGCAATGTGGTAAAGCACAATATCTTGTGGTCAGAAAGGAAGAGCCTGTTGAG GGTGTGAAGTTTTCACTTGTGGCCACACAAGTTCCTGCAGCCTCGAAGCTTGACTGTGACACCTTGCACTTAATTTGGGCAGAAGAGaaattgcagcagcagcttgatGTGCTTGATCGCCGATGGGAAAT TTCAAGGAGAAGAGCATTGATATCCTTCAAGGCTGGGGACAAACAGGCGGCTTATCGATACGTGAGGCAGTCTAAATTGTTCTCTGAAAGCAGGAACAGATGCATACCACTATTAGAAAGGGTCGAAGAAGTTATAAGCCTAATTGCCAGTGCTGAATCAACCAAACAG GTTTATGAGGCTATCCAAGTTGGCATTAAGGCAATGAATGATCATAGTGTCAGCATAGAGGATGTTAATATCCACCTAAAGGAGGTCGATGACCTCGTTGCCGCACAAAGAGAAATTGACGCTGCCTTAG AATCAGTACCTACACATTCATTGGATGGCGAAGAAGATATAGAAGAAGAATTCAGAAACCTTGAAGCAGAGTTGCAGGATAAGATCCCTCATGTGCATGTTGAGGAACCAGAACCAATTTCACATGCCAATGCCGATTCACCTGATAAAGCTATTGAATCATTGAGCAATTGCCTATCAAATATTAAACTTGGGGCCATCTAG
- the LOC100844358 gene encoding transcription factor APG, translating to MSDGNEFAELLWENGQAVVHGRRKHPQPSFQPFGTGSSGVQEKHPGGAGDNMMAFTKAAGVFGGMGIHDLASGLQHENGDDDAVPWIHYPIMEDDNNNNAPALTTADYSSDFFSELQEAAANLGSLPPSNHSTNNNRGTPVAGSSRAASKEIQGLSALTTRTAEPQAELAAAKQPRPSDSVMNFSLFSRPAALARATLQSAHRPQGTDKVPNAAANNRMESTVIQTTSGPRTGPVFVDQRAAWPQQKEVRFAPAPALTASVGNLQQEMARDKLSNNRVVHKDAARKAPDATVTTSSVCSGNGIVNDEPWHQQKRKIQAECSASQDEDLDDESGALLRSTNRSMKRSRTAEVHNLSERRRRDRINEKMRALQELIPNCNKIDKASMLDEAIEYLKTLQLQVQMMSMGTGLCIPPMLLPPAMQHLQLSQMAHFPHLGMGLGYGMGVFDMNNTGTIPVSPMPGAHFPYQMIPGAAAQGLGIPGANAMQMFGIPGQAIPSSGSSIPPFTSLAGLLVRQNLAPEVSGAMPSMVQEQQQGTANQQQQSLNKEAKQ from the exons AT GTCCGACGGCAACGAGTTCGCCGAGCTGCTGTGGGAGAATGGGCAGGCGGTGGTCCACGGGCGGAGGAAGCACCCGCAGCCCTCCTTCCAGCCGTTCGGCACCGGCAGCAGCGGAGTCCAAGAAAAGCACCCCGGAGGTGCTGGGGACAACATGATGGCGTTCACCAAGGCGGCCGGCGTCTTCGGCGGCATGGGCATCCATGACTTGGCTTCCGGCTTACAACACGAGAACGGGGACGATGACGCCGTCCCCTGGATCCATTACCCCATCATGGAGgacgacaacaacaacaacgcaCCTGCTCTGACAACGGCCGACTATTCCTCAGATTTTTTCTCGGAGCTCCAGGAGGCGGCTGCCAACCTTGGCTCTCTACCACCTTCGAATCACagcaccaacaacaacagagGTACGCCCGttgcaggcagcagcagagccGCCTCCAAGGAAATCCAGGGCTTGTCGGCTCTCACCACCCGGACTGCCGAGCCACAGGCAGAGCTTGCTGCTGCCAAACAGCCTCGGCCGAGCGACAGCGTCATGAACTTCTCGCTCTTCTCTCGACCGGCAGCCCTAGCAAGGGCAACTCTGCAGAGCGCGCACAGGCCGCAAGGCACGGACAAGGTGCCCAATGCCGCTGCAAACAATCGCATGGAGTCCACGGTTATCCAGACGACGAGCGGGCCAAGGACTGGCCCTGTGTTCGTTGATCAGAGGGCGGCGTGGCCGCAGCAAAAGGAGGTGCGGTTCGCGCCGGCACCTGCCCTCACGGCCTCGGTCGGTAACCTGCAGCAAGAGATGGCTCGTGACAAGCTTAGCAATAATAGGGTTGTGCACAAGGATGCTGCAAGAAAGGCACCTGATGCTACGGTCACAACTTCCTCTGTGTGCTCTGGCAACGGTATTGTGAACGATGAACCCTGGCACCAGCAGAAGCGAAAGATCCAGGCAGAGTGTTCAGCTAGTCAAGATGAG GATCTTGACGACGAGTCCGGCGCATTGCTAAGATCTACTAACAGAAGCATGAAGCGGAGCCGCACCGCCGAGGTTCACAATTTGTCAGAAAGG AGGAGAAGGGACAGGATCAATGAAAAGATGCGTGCTCTGCAAGAGCTCATTCCCAACTGCAACAAG ATCGACAAGGCCTCAATGCTGGATGAAGCTATAGAGTACCTCAAAACCCTTCAGCTTCAAGTTCAG ATGATGTCCATGGGAACTGGGCTGTGTATTCCTCCTATGCTATTACCACCAGCCATGCAACACTTGCAACTTTCTCAAATGGCTCATTTCCCTCATCTCGGCATGGGATTGGGGTACGGGATGGGTGTCTTTGACATGAACAACACAGGAACGATTCCAGTATCGCCCATGCCTGGTGCTCATTTTCCTTACCAAATGATCCCAGGTGCAGCCGCACAAGGTCTTGGGATCCCTGGCGCAAATGCCATGCAAATGTTTGGAATCCCTGGGCAAGCAATCCCTTCGTCAGGTTCCAGTATACCACCATTTACATCTTTGGCAGGTCTTCTTGTTAGGCAAAACCTAGCCCCTGAAGTCTCAGGAGCCATGCCTAGCATGGTGCAGGAGCAACAGCAAGGCACAGCGAATCAGCAGCAACAAAGTCTGAACAAGGAAGCTAAACAGTGA